In Harmonia axyridis chromosome X, icHarAxyr1.1, whole genome shotgun sequence, a single window of DNA contains:
- the LOC123686492 gene encoding uncharacterized protein LOC123686492 isoform X1, with protein sequence METYCAPNVKNQKFRHSPSSIGGYYNVPHPRNYRQYGNDYLQGNYHRRPLSPYQEAPRPRDRLCPVALAVASFIVLIVVLTVAGLALYMGALHSEFPSPLVTFSCSIKVLRGDRFVGALQEKAHRYSVQLETLYKRSILGPALIECSVDRFGEDTYTIFFKLTLDRKRLPRSTTPIEKLIGDAITADLISKKPVFKNIRFAPGSLRIQEVNLAVSHKAKVPPRNETRKKAGVVLKSPVVKNISLSVSTSPKKKTASETKKSSAQGSFKISKTEADITEKQDVTTGRAVRIKVTTEEAKPTPKRTTPPMKFNKIAATEEAKTTEKITKATVGVSSATTITTTSTTPSQSTFMKLPTPSETEVQLFPFNSDIFDKEPWRPLFVNRTKNIEPIQKHTIKSDINKNEDVVRPVYTSFTNPSLTIFQKKINPLGVTNLKGHPIPVNKIVDITEPTMVAVNNYHEMSPELPINPTQNNNLDKQSFGMDDKATYNTNSMFPKRDDKIKNISAIFHDLVSSIGNYDIKEASQPPPEHKTDTYHHMADYTEDINFGQGQVEVVEGDEETLMKATTKIPLVTLLPVKSNSGVGKPLRKRPFRRNQTESDEDTRSFGDVIPLGDIDIRSDATGKMAKSPIEDFKIVGMLKFAPEIDDSSSAEYVRKAKMETSTKLPNHDQFLSEFISHNFNLSGSIEHQPNKLTPEKLKLLSEISKIYNMNDSQIPPQSVISTKAVRPIYGVNNFGFKISSKYLNKVLVDEKQELLTNNHTMQNCTEEHIICGDGKCLMKSSRCNYLKECSDGLDEENCTCADYLRTLYFNKKICDGIIDCWDFSDENNCDWCHQGQHICSNAKVCVDKNKICDGIKDCPEGDDERQCVSIRNNFTEAETFPYHNTGYLMVRKHGLWGKLCVDNLKNISGENISVSLHTEKLGEQFCSDLSYRNMSSVQTLVEDTDNGQEKFYELVNADKKDNDSSWTFSESTCPQKNILKVSCQSLECGFRPKIVRYRARIVGGKNAGMGSWPWQAALYKEGEFQCGGSLISDKWLISAGHCFYKSQREYWVARLGALRRSTALPSPYEQINPLQKIFIHPGYEHNGFVNDIALLKLRNPARFSDYVRPVCLPKAEESLEDDVQCTILGWGQLSEVGRIFPDTLQEVQVPVISTEECRKRTIFLPLYNITEEMFCAGYDRGGRDACLGDSGGPFICPEESGRWVIQGITSNGYGCARANRPGVYTKVSSYINWIQGYLDLEESNPLLEQKENECTGHRCPLGQCLPRSQVCNGYTECNDGSDEANC encoded by the exons aatgattaCTTGCAAGGAAATTACCATAGAAGGCCCTTATCTCCCTACCAAGAAGCACCTCGACCAAGAGACCGATTATGTCCCGTAGCCCTAGCCGTAGCCTCTTTCATAGTTTTAATAGTAGTATTAACAGTAGCAGGTTTGGCTCTCTACATGGGAGCACTCCATTCTGAATTTCCTAGCC cTTTAGTAACTTTCAGCTGTAGTATTAAAGTTCTTCGAGGTGATCGATTTGTTGGGGCTTTACAAGAGAAAGCTCATAGATATAGTGTGCAATTAGAAACATTATATAAAAGGAGTATCCTTGGACCAGCTTTAATAGAATGTAGCGTAGATAGGTTTGGTGAAGACACttataccatttttttcaaattgacctTGGATAGGAAGCGCTTACCAAG ATCCACAACTCCAATAGAGAAACTAATTGGAGATGCCATAACAGCTGATTTAATTTCTAAAAAACCAGTATTCAAAAATATACGGTTTGCACCAGGCAGCCTTCGTATACAAGAGGTGAACCTTGCAGTGTCTCACAAAGCGAAAGTGCCTCCTCGAAATGAAACAAGAAAGAAAGCAGGTGTTGTTTTGAAATCACCTGTTGTAAAAAACATATCACTTTCTGTTAGCACCAGTCCAAAGAAAAAAACTGcatcagaaacaaagaaatcatCAGCTCAAGGATCATTTAAAATAAGTAAAACTGAAGCTGATATAACAGAAAAACAAGACGTTACAACCGGTAGGGCAGTAAGGAtaaaagtaacaactgaagaagcCAAACCTACTCCGAAGAGAACTACTCCTCcaatgaaattcaataaaatagcaGCTACCGAAGAAGcgaaaacaacagaaaaaattaCTAAGGCTACTGTAGGTGTAAGCAGTGCTACTACAATCACCACTACATCTACAACTCCCTCACAATCTACATTTATGAAACTCCCAACTCCTAGTGAAACAGAAGTCCAGCTATTTCCTTTCAACTCAGATATTTTTGATAAAGAACCTTGGAGACCCTTATTTGTAAACAGAACTAAAAATATAGAACCAATACAGAAGCACACAATCAAAAGTGATATTAATAAGAACGAGGATGTGGTACGTCCAGTTTATACAAGTTTTACAAATCCCAGTCTtacaattttccaaaaaaaaattaatccctTGGGAGTGACCAACCTCAAAGGTCATCCCATTCCAGTTAATAAAATTGTTGACATTACTGAGCCTACCATGGTTGCTGTAAATAATTACCATGAGATGTCTCCAGAACTTCCAATAAATCCAacacaaaataataatcttgatAAGCAATCATTTGGTATGGATGACAAAGCAACTTACAATACAAATTCAATGTTTCCTAAGAGAGATGACAAGATTAAAAACATTTCAGCAATATTCCATGATTTAGTATCATCTATTGGGAATTATGACATCAAAGAAGCGAGTCAACCACCTCCCGAACATAAAACCGACACATATCATCATATGGCTGACTATACTGAAGATATTAATTTTGGGCAAGGTCAAGTTGAAGTTGTGGAAGGTGATGAAGAAACATTGATGAAAGCCACAACAAAAATTCCTCTTGTAACTTTGCTGCCCGTAAAATCAAACTCAGGTGTTGGAAAACCTCTTCGGAAAAGACCATTCCGAAGGAACCAAACAGAGTCCGATGAGGATACAAGAAGTTTTGGAGATGTTATTCCTTTAGGAGATATTGACATTCGTTCCGATGCGACTGGAAAGATGGCCAAGAGTCCAATTGAAGATTTCAAAATAGTTGGTATGCTCAAATTTGCCCCAGAAATAGATGATAGCTCTTCTGCGGAATATGTGAGAAAAGCTAAAATGGAAACTTCGACTAAACTCCCAAACCATGATCAATTTCTCAGTGAGTTTATCAGTCACAATTTCAATTTATCAGGTTCTATTGAACATCAGCCTAACAAACTAACTCCAGAAAAACTGAAACTTCTTTCTGAAATAAGCAAAATATACAATATGAATGATTCTCAAATTCCACCACAGTCAGTAATTTCAACGAAAGCTGTGAGGCCAATATACGGAGTCAATAATTttggcttcaaaatttccagTAAGTACTTGAACAAAGTTTTGGTAGATGAAAAGCAAGAACTCTTAACGAACAATCATACAATGCAGAACTGTACAGAAGAACATATTATTTGTGGAGATGGCAAATGCCTCATGAAGAGCTCTAGATGTAATTACTTGAAAGAATGCTCTGATGGGTTAGATGAAGAAAATTGTACATGTGCAGATTACTTACGAACTCTAtacttcaacaaaaaaatctgTGATGGAATAATCGATTGCTGGGATTTCTCAGACGAGAACAATTGTG ACTGGTGCCATCAAGGACAACACATATGTTCAAATGCTAAAGTTTGTgtagacaaaaataaaatttgtgatGGAATCAAAGACTGTCCCGAAGGTGATGATGAACGGCAATGTGTTAGTATAAGAAACAATTTTACAGAGGCCGAAACTTTCCCATATCATAATACAG GGTACTTAATGGTGAGGAAGCATGGTTTGTGGGGTAAACTATGTGTcgataacttgaaaaatatttctggagAGAACATATCCGTTTCTCTGCATACCGAGAAATTAGGAGAACAATTCTGCTCTGATCTATCTTATAG GAATATGTCTTCGGTTCAAACGTTGGTGGAAGATACTGATAATGGCCAAGAGAAGTTTTATGAGCTGGTGAATGCCGATAAGAAGGATAATGACAGTTCCTGGACTTTTTCTGAGAGCACTTGTCCCCAAAAGAATATTCTAAAAGTCAGTTGCCAATCCCTAGAATGTGGTTTTCGTCCCAAGATAGTTCGATACAGAGCCAG GATTGTTGGAGGTAAAAATGCTGGAATGGGGTCTTGGCCTTGGCAGGCAGCATTATATAAAGAAGGAGAATTCCAATGTGGAGGTTCTCTCATTTCTGATAAATGGCTGATATCGGCAGGTCACTGTTTTTACAAATCCCAACGAGAATATTGGGTGGCTCGGCTAGGTGCTCTCCGAAGAAGCACAGCTTTACCATCCCCTTACGAGCAAATAAACCCACTCCAAAAGATCTTCATACATCCAGGCTACGAACATAATGGATTTGTAAATGATATTGCCCTATTGAAGCTGAGAAACCCTGCAAGATTCAGTGATTATGTACGACCAGTATGTCTACCCAAAGCTGAAGAATCGTTGGAAGACGATGTTCAATGCACTATCCTAGGTTGGGGGCAGTTGTCTGAAGTAGGAAGAATTTTCC CAGATACTTTACAAGAGGTGCAGGTTCCTGTGATTTCAACGGAAGAATGTAGAAAACGAACAATATTTCTCCCCTTATATAATATAACGGAGGAAATGTTTTGTGCTGGATACGATAGGGGTGGAAGAGATGCTTGTCTCGGAGATTCAGGGGGGCCATTTATATGCCCAGAGGAGAGTGGAAGATGGGTGATACAAG GGATTACAAGTAATGGATATGGTTGTGCAAGAGCAAATCGACCAGGCGTATACACAAAGGTTTCTAGCTATATAAATTGGATTCAAGGATATTTGGATCTAGAAGAATCAAATCCTTTATTAGAACAAAAGGAAAATGAATGTACTGGTCATCGTTGCCCGTTAGGCCAATGTCTTCCGAGGAGTCAAGTTTGTAATGGCTATACTGAATGCAACGATGGTAGTGACGAAGCGAATTGTTAG